Sequence from the Brevundimonas sp. SGAir0440 genome:
CGGGAGGCATGAGCTTCCTAACGCGTCAAGGCCTTTGCGGTTGAGCCGTCGCCTCGACGAGGTCGGCCAGGCGTTGAGCGGCGTCGGGGATGGCGACGCTGCGGGCGGCGGCGGACATGGCCGACAGGCGCGCCGGATCGGACAGGACGCCGGTCAGGGTCGAAGCCAGGCGATCGACGGTCAGGTCGTCTTCCAGAATGACCTCGGCCGCGCCCGCATCGGTCAGGGCCTTGGCGTTCAGGCGCTGGTGGTCGTCGGTGGCGATCTTTAGCGGGATGAGGACGGACGGCAGGGCCGCGACCGCCAGTTCGGCGCAGGTCGAGGCGCCGGAGCGGCCGACGACCAGGTGCGCCCTGGACAGTCGGTCAGCCATGTCGCGGAAGAAGGGGGCGACCTCGGCCTCGATCCCCGCCTCCAGATAGATCTGGCGCGCGGTCTCCAGCGTCTCGGGGCGGGACTGCTGCTGCACCTTAAGGCGGCGGCGCAGGGCCTCGGGCAGGGCGGCCAGGGCGCGGGGCGTGGTCTCGGAAAGGATGCGGGCGCCCTGGCTGCCGCCGGTGACCAGCAGATGGATCGGGCCGTCGGCGGCGGGCGCGACATAGGGGCGGTCGAACAGGGCGCGGATCTCGGACCGCACCGGCGAGCCGACGACGTGGGAGCGGCCCTGGACCTTGGCCGGCGCGCGTTCCAGCGTCGGGAAGGACGAGGCGACCTGACCGACATAGGGGGCCAGGATGCGATTGGTGCGGCCCAGGACCGCGTTCTGTTCATGGATCACCGTCGGTCGCTGGGACGTGACGGCGGCGACCAGGGCCGGGGCGGACGGATAGCCGCCGAAGCCGACGACGATGTCGGCGCCCAGCCGGTCGAAGGCCGTTCGCGCCTGGACCACGCCCTTGAAGATGGCGACGCCGGCCTTGATCAGACCCAGGGGGCCGGAGCCGGTGGCGGCGTCCAGCGCCAGCCGTTCCTCGGCGGGGAAGGCGTGGGCGTATTGTTCGCCCCGGTGATCAGTCGCCAGCACCACGCGCCAGCCGCGCGCCGCCATCTCGCGCGCCAGGGCCTCGGCCGGGAACATATGGCCGCCGGTGCCGCCGGCGGCGACGACGCAGAGCTGGGTCATGGGCGAGGCTCCGAAAAAGAGGGTCTGAATAGTCTGAAGTTCAGACGGTGGGCAGGCAAAAACACCGTCTAATTCGTCTAATCTGTCTAATGTCGGCGGGGAATGGCGCGGCGAGGAATGGGGCGGCGACAGGATCGCACGGTTTTACGGCGTGGGCAGGAGACGGTCGCTGGTCGGCTCTAGGCGTTTGATATTGCTGGGGCGCCGCTTTCCAAATGCGTTGTATGCCTCGTTCTTTCGTCATCCTCCGACGAGCGGAGCGAGATCGGGGGACCCAGCGGCGCCGGAGGCGATGCGTCCGCCACGAGATGTTCGACTTGCTTAGTCCGCGACAGTTTCGCGCTCGCGCGCGCCGCTGGGTCCCCCGATCTCGCTTCGCGCCGGAGGATGACGACGTCAAAGCAACCGCCGCCCCAGGGTCAGGCTGGCGCCGGGTTCGTAGGCGCCGGGGCGGCGTCGGGTCAGGGCGAGCGCAAAGCCCATGGTCAGGCCCATGGCCAGCATGGAGGAGCCGCCATAGCTGATGAAGGGCAGGGTCATGCCCTTGGTCGGGATCAGGTTCAGGTTCACCGCGACGTTGATGCAGGCCTGTAGCCCGATCAGCATGAACAGGCCCGCCGCCGCCGTCTGTTCGAACGGATCGGTCAGCTTCATGGCCCGGCGCATGCCGCGAATGACGATGAAGGCGTAGAGGCCGATCATGATCAGGCTGAGGATCAGGCCGAACTCCTCGGCGCCGACGGAATAGATGAAGTCGGTGTGCAGGTCGGGCACGCGACGCTTCATCACGCCCTCGCCGATGCCCCGACCCAGCAGGCCGCCGGCGCGGATGGCCTCGGAGGCGCTGTCGATCTGGTGGGTGTCGGTCGTCTCGGGCGAGAAGAAGCGGCTGAGGCGGTCGCGCATGTGTCCGAAGACGAAATACAGCGACACCAGCCCCGCCATGCCCAGGCTGGCCAGAACCGCCATCCATTTGAACGGCACGCCCGCCATGAAGAAGACGGCCATGAAGGTGGTGGTGATCAAAAGCGTCTGGCCGATATCGGGCTGGATCAAGAGCAGGGAGACGGTCAGGGCGTAGAAGCCGAAAGCGATAGTCACGCCGGGCACCCCCTGCCCCTTTTGCGCCTCGGCGAACATCCAGGCGGCGAAGACGATCAGGCCGGGCTTGGCGAACTCGGACGGTTGCAGGCTGAAGGGGCCGAAGTTCACCCAGCGGGCGGCCCCCTTCACCGTGTCGCCGATGAAGGGCAAGGCCATCATCACGACGATGGCGCCGAACAGGGCCAGGACCGCGATGCGTCGCACGCCGCGCGGCGACATCAGCGAGGTCGTCAGCATGATGCTGAGCCCCACGCCCGAAA
This genomic interval carries:
- a CDS encoding FtsW/RodA/SpoVE family cell cycle protein, with protein sequence MSAPYTPAFSRNDQSHVAQWFWTVDRGLLGAALALMGLGVALSFASSPAAILADESITDPFHYSWRMMVFSGVGLSIMLTTSLMSPRGVRRIAVLALFGAIVVMMALPFIGDTVKGAARWVNFGPFSLQPSEFAKPGLIVFAAWMFAEAQKGQGVPGVTIAFGFYALTVSLLLIQPDIGQTLLITTTFMAVFFMAGVPFKWMAVLASLGMAGLVSLYFVFGHMRDRLSRFFSPETTDTHQIDSASEAIRAGGLLGRGIGEGVMKRRVPDLHTDFIYSVGAEEFGLILSLIMIGLYAFIVIRGMRRAMKLTDPFEQTAAAGLFMLIGLQACINVAVNLNLIPTKGMTLPFISYGGSSMLAMGLTMGFALALTRRRPGAYEPGASLTLGRRLL
- the murG gene encoding undecaprenyldiphospho-muramoylpentapeptide beta-N-acetylglucosaminyltransferase: MTQLCVVAAGGTGGHMFPAEALAREMAARGWRVVLATDHRGEQYAHAFPAEERLALDAATGSGPLGLIKAGVAIFKGVVQARTAFDRLGADIVVGFGGYPSAPALVAAVTSQRPTVIHEQNAVLGRTNRILAPYVGQVASSFPTLERAPAKVQGRSHVVGSPVRSEIRALFDRPYVAPAADGPIHLLVTGGSQGARILSETTPRALAALPEALRRRLKVQQQSRPETLETARQIYLEAGIEAEVAPFFRDMADRLSRAHLVVGRSGASTCAELAVAALPSVLIPLKIATDDHQRLNAKALTDAGAAEVILEDDLTVDRLASTLTGVLSDPARLSAMSAAARSVAIPDAAQRLADLVEATAQPQRP